In Anaerolineae bacterium, the genomic window CCAGCCCGGCCGCAACGATGGTCAGCGCGTTGGCTAACACGGCCGCGCCGGTAAGAATGTTCGACACCAGCGGGGGGGGCGCCAGAGTGGCTTCGTAGATCAATTTTTTGCCGATATAACCGATAAACAGAGGCAGCGCGCCCATCATTGACAATGCGGCCAGAATCACGGCGGCAAAGGTGATGGGCATCAGCCGGTAGAGGCCGCTGAGTCGGGTGATGTCGCGGGTGCCGGTTTCGTGATCAATTGAGCCGGCGGCCATAAAGAGCGCGCCTTTGTAGAGGGAGTGGACAATGAGAAAGACCACGGCGGCTTTGAGCGCGGCCGGCGTACCCAGGCCAATGAGCATGACCAACGTGCCCAGGGCGCTGACCGTGGAGTAGGCCAAAATGCGTTTGAGATCGGTTTGCTGCCAGGCCACGTAGGCGCCCAGCAGCATCGTTACCGTGCCGATCAAGACCAGGCTAAAGTGCCAGGCAAAGGTGCCGCCCAGGGCCGGATCAAACCGGGCCAGCAAATAAACACCCGCTGTAACCATTGTGGCCGAGTGCAGATAGGCGCTCACCGGCGTAGGCGCGGCCATAGCGTTAGGCAGCCAGAAGTGGAAGGGGAACTGAGCCGATTTGGTGAACGCGCCCAACAAAACCAGCATCAGCAGTGGTAGGTACAGGGGATGCGCCCGGATGAGATTGCCCTGGTCAAGTATGGTTGATAATTCCCAACTCTGGCCGACGTTACCCAAGAGCAGCAGCCCGGCCAGCAAGGCCAGCCCTCCGGCGCCGGTCACCAGCAGGGCTTGCAAGGCCGATTGGCGAGAAATTTCCTGTTCGTGGTTAAAGCCAATCAGCAAGTATGAGGTCAGGCTGGTCAGTTCCCAAAACACAAACAGGGTGATGAGGTTGTTAGCCAGCACCACCCCCAGCATAGCGGTCATAAATAGCAGCAGGTATAGGTAGAAGCGCCCCAGCAGCCGGTGTCCGGCCAGATAGCTGCCACTGTAAACGCTCACCAGCGCGCCAATACCGCTGATGAGCAGGCTAAAAATGAGGCTGAGGCCGTCCACGTAAAAGGAGAGGTTAACGCCCAGCGAGGGCACCCATGAGTACGCAAGCTGCGCTGTTTCTCCGGCGGCAATCAACGGGATCAGGGTGACAAAATAGAGGGTCAGACCCAGTGGCACTACGGCAACAAGCCGGCCGCTTAATTTGCCTAATTTCCCTTTTCTACCTTGCAGTTTAGATACCTCTGATTCGACTACGGTGTTTGTCATCGGTTTGGCCTCTTCTTTAGAAGGTGGACTAGGTGAAGCC contains:
- a CDS encoding putative monovalent cation/H+ antiporter subunit A codes for the protein MTNTVVESEVSKLQGRKGKLGKLSGRLVAVVPLGLTLYFVTLIPLIAAGETAQLAYSWVPSLGVNLSFYVDGLSLIFSLLISGIGALVSVYSGSYLAGHRLLGRFYLYLLLFMTAMLGVVLANNLITLFVFWELTSLTSYLLIGFNHEQEISRQSALQALLVTGAGGLALLAGLLLLGNVGQSWELSTILDQGNLIRAHPLYLPLLMLVLLGAFTKSAQFPFHFWLPNAMAAPTPVSAYLHSATMVTAGVYLLARFDPALGGTFAWHFSLVLIGTVTMLLGAYVAWQQTDLKRILAYSTVSALGTLVMLIGLGTPAALKAAVVFLIVHSLYKGALFMAAGSIDHETGTRDITRLSGLYRLMPITFAAVILAALSMMGALPLFIGYIGKKLIYEATLAPPPLVSNILTGAAVLANALTIVAAGLVAYRPFFGPKPNTPKHPHEAPPGMWLGPLVLGIIGLVLVLVIELWPDNPLQAVMVAAAQAMYDDVVKVKLAAWSGLNLEFFLSLLTLALGITLYVIYKPLVRLVRLLNIIARWGPEQWYNWLLAGMLKVAGWQTRLLQNGYLRYYLITIILTTVVLIGYTLFNQVDLTGLIMTSEVRFYELVIAGLILAATVMVVFSRSRLAAVVALGVVGYGVALFYLLFNAPDLGMTQIAIETLGVILLVLILYRLPRFTIFTGIPHRLRDGAIALAAGAMMTGLVLIANSAPTVSKITPFFAANSLTAAKGRNVVNVILVDFRGLDTLGEITVLAVAAIGVFDLLRLRLGQAPKEPARPEAAAVFSTYKKQPSNQGGAQ